The DNA region GGCTCTTGTACCGTTAGCACCAGTTTCTGTGGGCTGGTTGGAGATGAACGCAAAAGTCTTGTTGGGCTGGTGCGGCCAGTCAGGCGAGTAGCTATGAATGTGCAGGTGAGCAAGAGAGGTGTCATTTCCGCCTGCATTGCTAgctatacacacatatgtaccaTTGTCTTGAATCTGGGCATAGCGCACCTCAAGGTTACCGTCAGGCAACACGGAGAGCCTTCCAATTGTCTTGGTGGTGATAAACTTTTTCTGGGGGGATAGCCACATTATCACTGGAGCAGGATCTCCATCTGCCTGGCAAGCAAAATGAACTATGGCTCCCTCGTCAACAAATTTCTGCTGGGGTTTGCGATCCCTAATCCTAGACTTGCGACACGTGAAGTAGTTGGGCTGCAAAACATCAGGAAAGTCTTTGAATTCTTTGCCTTGGACAAACTCGGGGGAGGCACAGGTAGGCTGCTGCCTGTTGAAGTTCAGTCTCCAGCGTCGTCGGAAAACCCATAACAGTCGGCAGTCACAGGCCAGGGGATTATCATACAAGGCAAGGGTTTCCAGGTTGCCAACTGAATGGAAAGCAGACTCCTCTAAAGTGCTAAGAGAGTTTCCAGACACATTTAGAATCTTCAGGTAGTTTAGACCACGGAAGGAGTAGGGCTCAATCATGGCCAGTCTGCCTCCTACCAGGTGAAATTCCTGCAGACGCAGAAGATCATGGAGCTTATTCCCCTCAATGGTGTGGATGGGGTTATATGAAAGATTAAGAAAGCGCAAATAAACCAAGTGCCGCAGGGCTACATAAGGAATTGTGGTCAGGTTGGCATTTGCAATGGTCAGGGAGGTCAGATTTAATCCATACAAGCAATTCGGGGTCATCGTATCCAAATACGGCCAATTGGCTATTTCCAACACTTTCAGCCGATAGAGCCGTTTGAAGGAGTAATCCCGTATGACATTGATATTGAGATGACGCAGCCTGAGAGTGATCAAACTGTGCAGATGGGTAAAAGCCTCAGTTGGCACAGAGGACAAGTTACACTTCTCAAGACTCAGGTGCTCAAGGCTACTTAGGCCGTGAAAAGCCCGGTGGGAGATAAAAACCAGGTCGTTATCACCCACCTCTAAAGACCGGAGGTTGTACAAATCCTGGAACATGTAGTCCAACAGGATGACAATCTTGTTCTCACTTATGTCCAGCTGTGTGAGATTGCTCAGGCCTGTGAAGACACCGAGCTGGATCAGCTTAAGCTTGTTGCTGCGCAGCCCCAATGTCCGCAAGCCGTAAAGGTTGTTGAACGCTCCAGGTTCGATAGTAGAGATAGTGTTTTCACTGAGCTCCAGGTGTTCGAGGTTCGGAAAGTTGGCAAACTCGTCTGGGTTGATGGTTCTAATGCGGTTCTTGCTGAGGTCCAGCAGTCTTGTTTCTGCAGGAATGCCCTCAGGAACTGTCATGAGCTTCTTGCGGTGGCACATCACAGAGCGCTCTTGAACATTGCACTCACAGCGGGATGGACAGCCTGTGGTGGAACCAGACAGCACGGTGCCCAGCATCAGGATCAGAATGGGCTGCCAGCAAGCCACCAGGTAGCTGTGCCCAGTCGCTTCCCCGGCCGCCATCTTATCGGTTACCTGGGGGGACACAGAGACGAGGCAAAACATTTAGTTCGAAAATGAAATTCACTCCAAACTTTTGCAAAATTCTGTCAGCTTTCTTTTGAGCCAAGAGGGGAATTCAATGCAGATGATATAACATCAAAATACAtcaactcaaacacagacagtagGAAAAGTGAGATTGTACGGCATGTTCTGACGTCACTAAGCTATGGGCTGATATTCAAATATGTTGTTCTGTGCTAAATTCAGCAATTTTATATCATATGTGGTGAAAGTGGGGACAGCAGTATGAACTTGTATTCAAACATTTTCCTTTGGCTACTGTGAGATAAGTGCTAAAGGGATGCCATTCTCAT from Enoplosus armatus isolate fEnoArm2 chromosome 6, fEnoArm2.hap1, whole genome shotgun sequence includes:
- the lingo1a gene encoding leucine-rich repeat and immunoglobulin-like domain-containing nogo receptor-interacting protein 1 encodes the protein MAAGEATGHSYLVACWQPILILMLGTVLSGSTTGCPSRCECNVQERSVMCHRKKLMTVPEGIPAETRLLDLSKNRIRTINPDEFANFPNLEHLELSENTISTIEPGAFNNLYGLRTLGLRSNKLKLIQLGVFTGLSNLTQLDISENKIVILLDYMFQDLYNLRSLEVGDNDLVFISHRAFHGLSSLEHLSLEKCNLSSVPTEAFTHLHSLITLRLRHLNINVIRDYSFKRLYRLKVLEIANWPYLDTMTPNCLYGLNLTSLTIANANLTTIPYVALRHLVYLRFLNLSYNPIHTIEGNKLHDLLRLQEFHLVGGRLAMIEPYSFRGLNYLKILNVSGNSLSTLEESAFHSVGNLETLALYDNPLACDCRLLWVFRRRWRLNFNRQQPTCASPEFVQGKEFKDFPDVLQPNYFTCRKSRIRDRKPQQKFVDEGAIVHFACQADGDPAPVIMWLSPQKKFITTKTIGRLSVLPDGNLEVRYAQIQDNGTYVCIASNAGGNDTSLAHLHIHSYSPDWPHQPNKTFAFISNQPTETGANGTRANVPFPFDIKTLIIATTMGFISFLGVVLFCLVLLFLWSRGKGNTKHNIEIEYVPRKSDAGMSSSTVDAPRKFNMKMI